Part of the Deltaproteobacteria bacterium genome, AGGTCGTCCCGGAAACCTGATTCCCCGCTGGGAGGACGGACGTGATGGAAATCCTGCTCGACCCGAAGACCTGGGCCAGTTTCCTGACGCTCACGGCGCTGGAGATCGTCCTGGGGATCGACAACCTGCTGTTCATCTCCATCGTGTCCGGCCGGCTGCCGGCGGAACGGCAACCGGCCGCCCGGCGGATCGGCCTCGCGCTGGCCGTGATCACCCGCCTGCTGCTGCTTTTCACCATCGCCTGGATGGTCGGTCTGACGGCTCCCCTCTTCACGTTCCTCGGCCACCCCTTCTCCTTCCGGGACCTGATCCTGGCCGGAGGCGGGCTGTTCCTGCTCGCCAAGGGGACCGCGGAGATCCACGCCGCGGTGGAGGGGGTGGAGGAGGAGATCCGGCACGCGAAAACGTCCGGGTTCGCGGGGGTCATCGCCCAGATCGTCCTTCTCGACATCGTGTTCTCCCTGGACAGCGTGATCACCGCCGTCGGCATGGTCCGGCACGTGCCGGTCATGGCGGCGGCGATCGTCGTCGCGGTCGCCATCATGCTGCTGGCGGCCGAGCCGGTCAGCCGGTTCGTCCAGGCCCACGTATCCGTCAAGATCCTGGCGCTTTCCTTCCTGATCCTGGTCGGGACCGCGTTGGTGGCGGACGGGATCGGCTTCCACATCCCCAGGGGGTACCTGTACTTCTCCATCGCCTTCTCGGTGTTCGTGGAGGCGTTGAACCTCACGGCGGCGAAGAGGCGCCGCGCCCGGCAGGGGCCGGCGCAAATCGCCCCGGGCGGGTGATACCCTTCGTCCTCGGGATCCGATCAGTACATCACCTTGATCCCGTGCAATTCCTCCTTGGTGACCTCGGGCCAACGTTTCAGCACCCAGTTCCCGACCCACGCCTTGAACAGCTTCAGGTTTTTCTGCCGTTCCTCCTCCGTCACCCCGAGGTTCCGGTACATGTTCCCGGGCATGCCGTCCTCCCGCCCGCCGTGGCAAGGATCGCACCGTTCCTCAAGTATCGGCCGGATGTGGCGTGAATAGGTGATCTCCTCTCCCCGGCAGACCGACGCCGAAAAGAGGATCCATCCCGCAACGAGAAACGCACCGGTTTTCATCTCCACCCTCCCGTTGTCATCTCGCGATTCCCATGGGTCATCGAAATACATTCGTCGACACGCCCGCTGCGCCCCATTTCATCCTCCCAACCCGAAAAGTCTTCCTCCCTGGTAGATGGCGAGCGCAACCGTCCATGCCAGAACGCTCTGGTAGGCGAAGGCGACCCCGAACCACTTCCAGGTTCCGAACTCGTGCTGGAACGCCGCGGCGGCCACGATGCACGGCATGTACAGGAGGACGAACGCCATGAAGGCATAGGCGCTCAAGGGCGTGTACGTTTTCGCCATGACCGCGCGGAGGCTTCCCCGCTCCGGCCGGCTCTCCCCCTTGGCGGAAAGGCTGGCGATCCCGAAGGTCGAAAAAACGTTCGTGAAGACTATACCGCCCGCCTCCGCGAAGGAGGTTCCGATCTCCCGGAGGTCTTCGGACAGCGAAGGGGGCGGCCCCGCCGCCGCTTCCTTCTTCCCGGGGACGTATATTTCCCCCATCGTCCCGACGACGATCTCCTTGGCGATGACGCCGGCGAGCAGCGACGACGCGGCCTCCCAGGTTCCGAACCCCAGGGGCTTGAAAACGGGCGCGATGGCCTGCCCGACCGCTCCCAGGTAAGAGTCCTTCTTGTGCTCCACGCCCCAGGGCAGGTTCAGGAGAAACCAGACGAGGACGGAGACGGCGAGGATGTAGGTCCCCGCCTTGTACAGGAAGTGCTTCCCCTTCTCCCACGTGTGGATCGCAAGGCTATTGCCCGAAGGCATCCGGTACGGGGGCAGTTCCATGATGAACATGGGGGATTCCCCCCGGAACAGGGTCCTCTTGAAGAGGATGCCCATCAGGACGGCCAGGACGATCCCCAAGACGTAGAGGGACCAGAGCACCGTCCCCGAGCGGGAGGGAAAGAAGGCGCCGACGAAGAGGACGTACACCGGCAGCCGCGCGCCGCACGACATGAGCGGGATGAGAAGGGCGGTCAGCGCCTTGTCGCGGGGGTTTTCCAGCGTCCGCGTCGCGTAGATGGCGGGAACGTTGCACCCGAAACCGAGAAGCATGGGGATGAAGGATTTCCCATGAAGGCCCATGCTGTGCATCGCCCGATCCATCACGAATGCGGCTCTCGCCATGTAGCCGCTCCCCTCGAGGAAGGTGATGAAGAACATCATGGCGAAGATGACGGGCACGAACACGAGGACAGACCCCACGCCCGCGATGACTCCGTCCGTCACGAGGGAGACCAGCCATTCGGGACCGCCGACGAGGCCGACCAGGACCCGGGTCCACCGGGTGAAAGGCCCGGCGGTCACGGCGCCGAGCCAGTCGGCGTAAGGAGCCGACACGTCGAAGGTGAGCTTGAAGACCAGCCACATGGCGGCCAGAAAGAGGGGGATCCCCAGGAACCGGTTCAAGGCGATCCGGTCGATCTTCTCGGTCAACTCGATCTTCCGGACGTCGGGCTTCGCCAGGACCTCCCGGGTCAGGCCGGCGGCCCGGGCGTACCGGGCGTCCGCCATGAGCGACTCGACGTCCTCGCCATGGGCGGAGGTCAGGCGCTCCGCCGCCTTGGCGGCCAGCGGCTCGATCCCTTGAAGGTCCGCCTCGTGGATGACGCGGCGGTCCCCCTCCAGCAGCTTGAAGGCCAACCATCTCCCGGGATACCTTCCCGCGAGATCCGGATGCCCGCGAAGGACCTCCGCCATGAGGACTTCGGCGGCGCCTTCGATGTCCCCGCCGTAGTGCAGGCGCCGCGGCCGGTGGCGGGAGGGGTCTCCCGCGGCCGCGGTCGCCGCGTCGATAAGCGCCTCGAGCCCCGCCCCCTTCGTGGCGACGGTCGGAACGATCCGGACGCCCAGGGCCCGCTCCATGGCCGTCACGTCGATCCGGTACCCCATCCTCACCGCCTCGTCGTGCATGTTCAAGGCGACGACGACGGGGATCTCCAGCTCGAGGAGCTGGACGGTAAGGTACAGGTTGCGCTCCAGGTTGGTGGCGTCGACCACGTCGATGATGACGTCGGGCCGCTCCTCGACCAGGTAGTCCCTGGCGACGACCTCTTCCTGGGTATACGGGCTCATGCTATAGGTGCCCGGCAGATCGACCAGCGCGATCCGTTCGCCGCGCCGTTCGAAGGACGCCTCCCTCTTCTCCACGGTGACGCCGGGCCAGTTGCCCACATGCAACCGGGTGCCGGCGAGCGAATTGATCAGGGTGGACTTTCCCGAATTGGGATTCCCGGCCACCGCGACGCGAAGCGGTACGGGTTCCGGGGCGGGTAACGGACGGACGGAATTCCGCATCGTCATTCCGGAACCTCCAGCAGAATTCCTTCCGCCTCCCTCTTCCTCAGGGACAGGTTGTAGTTCTTCACCGTGATCTCGATGGGGTCGCCCAGCGGAGCGACTTTCTCCACCTTGACCTCCTCGCCGACCAGCACGCCCATGTCCATCAGCCTTCTTTTCAACGGCCCGAGTGCGCCGATCCGCGCGATCCGGCCGCTTTGGCCCGGTTTCAGCATCGCCAGGTTCATCGTCCCCGCCTCCTCACCATGATTTTCATCGCCATCCCACGCCCCACGGCAATCCGGGAATCGTCGACTTTTACGAGGAGGGCTCCGCCTCCCCCGTTGTTCAGCATTTCGACCTCCTTGCCGGGCCGGATCCCCATGTCTTCCAGCCGGACGGCGGACCCTTCCCGTCCCTTGCCCCGGCACTT contains:
- a CDS encoding TerC family protein produces the protein MEILLDPKTWASFLTLTALEIVLGIDNLLFISIVSGRLPAERQPAARRIGLALAVITRLLLLFTIAWMVGLTAPLFTFLGHPFSFRDLILAGGGLFLLAKGTAEIHAAVEGVEEEIRHAKTSGFAGVIAQIVLLDIVFSLDSVITAVGMVRHVPVMAAAIVVAVAIMLLAAEPVSRFVQAHVSVKILALSFLILVGTALVADGIGFHIPRGYLYFSIAFSVFVEALNLTAAKRRRARQGPAQIAPGG
- the feoB gene encoding ferrous iron transport protein B, with translation MTMRNSVRPLPAPEPVPLRVAVAGNPNSGKSTLINSLAGTRLHVGNWPGVTVEKREASFERRGERIALVDLPGTYSMSPYTQEEVVARDYLVEERPDVIIDVVDATNLERNLYLTVQLLELEIPVVVALNMHDEAVRMGYRIDVTAMERALGVRIVPTVATKGAGLEALIDAATAAAGDPSRHRPRRLHYGGDIEGAAEVLMAEVLRGHPDLAGRYPGRWLAFKLLEGDRRVIHEADLQGIEPLAAKAAERLTSAHGEDVESLMADARYARAAGLTREVLAKPDVRKIELTEKIDRIALNRFLGIPLFLAAMWLVFKLTFDVSAPYADWLGAVTAGPFTRWTRVLVGLVGGPEWLVSLVTDGVIAGVGSVLVFVPVIFAMMFFITFLEGSGYMARAAFVMDRAMHSMGLHGKSFIPMLLGFGCNVPAIYATRTLENPRDKALTALLIPLMSCGARLPVYVLFVGAFFPSRSGTVLWSLYVLGIVLAVLMGILFKRTLFRGESPMFIMELPPYRMPSGNSLAIHTWEKGKHFLYKAGTYILAVSVLVWFLLNLPWGVEHKKDSYLGAVGQAIAPVFKPLGFGTWEAASSLLAGVIAKEIVVGTMGEIYVPGKKEAAAGPPPSLSEDLREIGTSFAEAGGIVFTNVFSTFGIASLSAKGESRPERGSLRAVMAKTYTPLSAYAFMAFVLLYMPCIVAAAAFQHEFGTWKWFGVAFAYQSVLAWTVALAIYQGGRLFGLGG
- a CDS encoding ferrous iron transport protein A; protein product: MNLAMLKPGQSGRIARIGALGPLKRRLMDMGVLVGEEVKVEKVAPLGDPIEITVKNYNLSLRKREAEGILLEVPE
- a CDS encoding ferrous iron transport protein A, which gives rise to MFPMGLLANGERAEVVNGIPALEHGHGHCCGKCRGKGREGSAVRLEDMGIRPGKEVEMLNNGGGGALLVKVDDSRIAVGRGMAMKIMVRRRGR